In Sander vitreus isolate 19-12246 chromosome 7, sanVit1, whole genome shotgun sequence, a genomic segment contains:
- the LOC144520362 gene encoding thyrotropin-releasing hormone receptor: MENNTTVFREVARFVNLTEIPLNPLEEQAITIFLTMLICVVGIAGNIMVVLVVLRTKHMVTPTNCYLVSLAVADLIVLLAAGLPNISDVVAFWIYGYTGCLCITYLQYLGINVSSCSITAFTIERYIAICHSIKAQFICTVSRAKRIIAAVWVFTSLYCIMWFFLVDTEETVYTNGVVVTCGYRVSRSLYMPIYFLDFTLFYVIPLIVAMVLYGLIARILFMSPLSSHLNDRAGGSSVHQGHSNTTNKANKGAVSARKQITKMLAVVVVLFALLWMPYRTLVVVNSFIDPPYHNTWFLLFCRMCIYTNSAVNPIIYNLMSQKFRVAFKKLCKCNWRHKEKAAQYNVPMYYSVIKDSSHESNELVTEQEEVSQTNKRLNQMEDDASTRSIS; this comes from the exons ATGGAGAACAACACAACCGTCTTTCGGGAAGTCGCTCGATTTGTAAATCTGACAGAAATACCTCTGAACCCTCTTGAAGAGCAGGCCATTACAATATTTTTGACAATGCTCATCTGTGTAGTAGGGATTGCTGGGAACATCATGGTGGTGCTGGTTGTGCTGCGCACTAAACACATGGTGACCCCGACTAACTGCTACCTCGTTAGTCTGGCTGTCGCAGACCTCATCGTGCTCCTGGCTGCAGGGCTGCCTAACATCTCTGATGTTGTAGCCTTCTGGATATATGGATACACAGGATGCTTGTGTATAACTTATCTTCAGTACCTGGGCATCAACGTGTCGTCTTGCTCCATCACGGCCTTCACCATCGAACGATACATCGCAATTTGTCACTCCATAAAGGCTCAATTCATATGCACCGTTTCCCGGGCCAAGAGGATCATAGCTGCAGTCTGGGTCTTCACTTCGCTCTACTGCATTATGTGGTTCTTCTTAGTGGACACGGAAGAAACCGTCTACACCAACGGAGTGGTGGTCACTTGTGGCTACCGTGTCTCCAGAAGCTTGTACATGCCGATCTATTTCTTGGACTTCACTTTGTTCTATGTGATCCCCCTTATTGTGGCCATGGTGCTGTATGGGCTCATCGCCAGGATTTTGTTCATGAGCCCCCTGTCCTCGCATTTGAACGACAGAGCCGGAGGAAGCTCGGTTCACCAGGGTCACTCcaacaccactaacaaggccaACAAGGGTGCGGTCTCTGCAAGAAAACAG ATAACAAAGATGCTGGCTGTGGTGGTCGTCCTCTTCGCCTTGCTTTGGATGCCTTACCGAACACTGGTGGTGGTCAACTCCTTTATCGACCCGCCTTACCACAACACCTGGTTCCTGCTCTTCTGCCGTATGTGCATCTACACCAACAGTGCCGTCAACCCCATCATTTACAACCTCATGTCTCAGAAGTTTCGCGTCGCATTCAAAAAGCTCTGCAAGTGCAACTGGCGACACAAGGAGAAGGCGGCACAGTATAATGTGCCAATGTATTACAGCGTGATAAAGGATTCTTCCCATGAGAGCAATGAGCTGGTCACAGAGCAGGAGGAAGTGAGTCAAACCAACAAAAGGCTCAACCAAATGGAAGATGACGCAAGCACTCGCAGCATTTCTTAA